A genome region from Vulpes lagopus strain Blue_001 chromosome 7, ASM1834538v1, whole genome shotgun sequence includes the following:
- the POLRMT gene encoding DNA-directed RNA polymerase, mitochondrial: protein MSALRWGHGASGLRRALWPAGRPGLAAEEGTLRGVGGRGASSSASPREQDRRKDWGLAELLEVLEARVRQLQAECVSEVTVKRVSVARPRAPGKAPGKAPGKAQRRAEGAAGRTSGRWAQKLDEEKWTLQKRKQRLDVKLQGHAQPEACERALRVLPHLLDAGLACNLEPGEPRAPHSRREEQLARLLHETPREPSRKAEQAPQAGAASARLEVQQHRLLAFLDCCLRTGHLPLAHHVLVTHHGRARQQQQLTLAMYNVVLLGWARKGSYKELLHVFFMVKDAGLTPDLLSYAAALQCMGRLDQSTATIQRCLDQMGQDGLKLKELFTSVPLCQEERALVLRAVCKVQPNFRPPPPPQCPPQVNTSPLLREIYATSDPVSYPKLHLPLEKLQSLFQEQLRVEMATTVPVESVEKARVLTKEVLQARDTLKQLRAEWAQALCLGLQDMKASEARAARTGRPSLFPFLCVLTEKEMAELLLQTLQVLPPQGESLLSLAQQLGMRVFNRHMVQRKQLSSQVQALQQRYYRYLHLLASDTQVAAPHLPRQYWEALGPPEAPHEQPWPLPVLVELGKRLAELLVETVRIPGSLAAPQGACTLIPVLYHVYSFRSFRQIGILKPHPAFTELLAAAAEHTLIFEASEVPMLCPPLPWTSPHTGAFLLSPTKLMRSLEGTMQHQRLLDSCPPAELHGALDALTQLGNCAWRVNGRVLDLVLELFAAKGCPRLGVPAPPSEAPRPPEGRLPPDASPAQKAEVRRELARCLKVAREMHSLRSDALYRLSLAQHLRHRVFWLPHNMDFRGRTYPCPPHFNHLGSDLARALLEFAQGRPLGPHGLDWLKIHLVNLTGLKKHEPLQARLVFADEVMDDILDSADRPMTGRKWWMEVDEPWQALACCMEIARAVRSPDPTAFVSHFPVHQDGSCNGLQHYAALGRDSIGAASVNLLPSDFPQDVYSGVAAQVEVFRRQDAQRGVRVAQVLEGFISRKVVKQTVMTVVYGVTRYGGRLQIERRLRELSNFPQEFVWEASHYLVRQVFNSLQEMFSGTRAIQHWLTESARLIAQTGSAVEWVTPLGVPIIQPYHRDSKVMIGGGIQSLTFSNSGDTTQKPNTLKQKNGFPPNFIHSLDSSHMMLTALHCYRKGLTFVSVHDCFWTHAADVAVMNQVCREQFVHLHSQPILHNLSRFLVKRFCCSSRSLKHPKNSWISKLQDTLKAVPETGAFDLEQVKHSTYFFS, encoded by the exons ATGTCGGCGCTGCGCTGGGGCCACGGTGCGTCCGGCCTCCGGAGGGCCCTGTGGCCCGCGGGCCGCCCCGGCCTCGCCGCCGAGGAAG GGACCCTCCGTGGCGTCGGGGGCCGCGGGGCGAGCTCGTCCGCCAGCCCCCGCGAGCAGGACCGCCGGAAGGACTGGGGCCTCGCGGAGCTGCTGGAGG TGCTCGAGGCGCGGGTGCGGCAGCTGCAGGCCGAGTGCGTGTCCGAGGTGACGGTGAAGAGGGTCAGCGTGGCCCGGCCGCGGGCCCCCGGGAAGGCCCCCGGGAAGGCCCCCGGGAAGGCCCAGCGCAGGGCCGAGGGCGCGGCCGGGCGGACGAGCGGCCGCTGGGCCCAGAAACTGGACGAGGAGAAGTGGACGCTGCAGAAGCGCAAGCAGCGGCTGGATGTGAAGCTGCAGGGGCATGCGCAGCCGGAGGCGTGTGAGCGCGCCCTGCGGGTGCTGCCCCACCTGCTGGACGCCGGGCTGGCCTGCAAcctggagcccggggagccccggGCGCCCCACAGCCGCCGGGAGGAGCAGCTGGCGCGCCTGCTGCATGAGACCCCGCGCGAGCCGAGCCGCAAGGCCGAGCAGGCCCCCCAGGCCGGGGCCGCCTCGGCGCGCTTGGAGGTCCAGCAGCACCGGCTCCTGGCCTTCCTGGACTGCTGCCTGCGCACCGGCCACCTGCCGCTCGCCCACCACGTGCTGGTCACGCACCACGGCCGGGcccggcagcagcagcagctcacgCTGGCCATGTACAACGTCGTCCTGCTGGGCTGGGCCCGCAAG GGTTCCTACAAAGAGCTGCTGCACGTGTTCTTCATGGTGAAAGACGCGGGCCTCACCCCAGACCTGTTGTCCTACGCAGCTGCCCTGCAGTGCATGGGACGCCTGGACCAGAGCACCGCCACCATCCAGAG GTGCCTGGACCAGATGGGCCAGGACGGGCTGAAGCTGAAGGAGCTGTTCACCTCCGTGCCGCTGTGCCAGGAGGAGCGGGCCCTGGTTCTGAGGGCGGTGTGCAAGGTGCAGCCCAACTTCAGGCCCCCGCCGCCACCCCAGTGCCCGCCCCAGGTCAACACCTCGCCACTGCTCCGGGAGATCTACGCCACG AGCGACCCCGTGTCGTACCCGAAGCTGCACCTGCCCCTGGAGAAGCTGCAGAGCCTCTTCCAAGAGCAGCTGCGCGTGGAGATGGCCACCACCGTGCCCGTGGAGTCCGTGGAGAAGGCCCGGGTGCTGACCAAGGAGGTCCTGCAGGCG CGGGACACCCTGAAGCAGCTGCGCGCCGAGTGGGCACAGGCGCTGTGCCTGGGGCTGCAGGACATGAAGGCCAGCGAGGCCCGCGCCGCCCGCACGGGCCGCCCCTCGCTCTTCCCGTTCCTGTGCGTGCTGACCGAGAAGGAGATGGCCGAGCTGCTGCTGCAG ACCTTGCAGGTGCTGCCCCCGCAGGGAGAGTCGCTCCTCTCCCTGGCACAGCAGCTGGGCATGCGCGTCTTCAACCGGCACATGGTGCAGAGGAAGCAGCTCAGCAGCCAGGTGCAGGCTCTGCAGCAGCGCTACTACCGCTATCTGCACCTGCTGGCCTCAGACACCCAG GTGGCGGCACCCCACCTGCCCCGGCAGTACTGGGAGGCTCTGGGGCCACCTGAGGCCCCCCATGAGCAGCCCTGGCCCTTGCCGGTGCTGGTGGAGCTGGGCAAGAGGCTGGCCGAGCTGCTGGTGGAGACCGTGCGGATACCGGGCAGCCTGGCCGCCCCGCAGGGCGCCTGCACGCTCATCCCCGTGCTGTACCACGTGTACTCCTTCCGCAGCTTTCGCCAG ATCGGGATCCTGAAGCCGCACCCCGCCTTCACAGAGCTGCTGGCCGCCGCCGCAGAGCACACGCTGATCTTCGAGGCGTCCGAGGTGCCCATGCTGTGCCCGCCGCTGCCCTGGACGTCGCCGCACACGGGCGCCTTCCTGCTCAGCCCCACCAAGCTCATGCGCTCATTGGAGGGCACCATGCAGCACCAGCGCCTGCTGGACAGCTGCCCGCCCGCCGAGCTGCACGGCGCGCTGGACGCCCTCACGCAGCTGGGCAACTGCGCCTGGCGCGTTAACGGCCGCGTGCTGGACCTGGTCCTGGAGCTCTTCGCCGCCAAGGGCTGCCCCCGCCTGGGCGTGCCAGCCCCGCCCTCTGAGGCGCCGCGGCCGCCTGAGGGCCGCCTGCCCCCCGACGCTTCGCCCGCGCAGAAGGCCGAGGTGCGGCGGGAGCTGGCCCGCTGCCTGAAGGTGGCCCGGGAGATGCACAGCCTGCGCTCCGACGCGCTCTACCGCCTCTCGCTGGCCCAGCACCTGCGGCACCGCGTCTTCTGGCTGCCGCACAACATGGACTTCCGCGGCCGCACCTACCCCTGCCCGCCGCACTTCAACCACCTGGGCAGTGACCTGGCACGCGCCCTGCTGGAGTTTGCCCAGGGCCGCCCGCTCGGCCCCCACGGCCTCGACTGGCTCAAGATCCACCTGGTGAACCTCACGGGGCTCAAGAAGCACGAGCCGCTGCAGGCGCGCCTGGTCTTCGCCGACGAGGTGATGGACGACATCCTGGACTCTGCCGACCGGCCCATGACG GGCCGGAAGTGGTGGATGGAGGTGGACGAGCCCTGGCAAGCCCTGGCTTGCTGCATGGAGATCGCTCGAGCCGTGCGCTCCCCCGACCCCACGGCCTTTGTGTCTCATTTCCCGGTTCACCAG GACGGCTCCTGTAACGGCCTCCAGCACTACGCCGCCCTGGGCCGCGACAGCATCGGCGCAGCCTCGGTCAACCTGCTGCCCTCGGACTTCCCGCAGGACGTGTACAGTGGGGTGGCTGCACAG GTCGAGGTGTTCCGCAGGCAGGACGCCCAGCGGGGCGTGCGGGTCGCCCAGGTGCTCGAGGGCTTCATCAGCCGCAAGGTGGTCAAGCAAACGGTGATGACCGTGGTGTACGGGGTCACCCGCTACGGGGGCCGCCTGCAGATCGAGAGGCGCCTGCGGGAGCTCAGCAACTTCCCCCAG GAGTTCGTGTGGGAGGCTTCCCACTACCTGGTACGCCAGGTGTTCAACAGCCTCCAGGAGATGTTCTCGGGTACCCGGGCCATCCAG CACTGGCTGACCGAGAGCGCCCGGCTCATCGCGCAGACGGGCTCGGCCGTGGAGTGGGTGACACCCCTGGGCGTCCCCATCATCCAGCCCTATCACCGGGACTCCAAAGTGATG ATTGGTGGTGGCATCCAGAGCCTCACGTTCAGCAATAGTGGGGACACGACCCA GAAGCCTAACACGCTGAAGCAGAAGAACGGCTTCCCCCCGAACTTCATCCACTCGCTGGACTCCTCGCACATGATGCTCACAGCCCTGCACTGCTACAG GAAGGGCCTGACCTTCGTGTCCGTGCACGACTGCTTCTGGACCCACGCGGCTGACGTGGCGGTCATGAACCAG GTGTGCCGCGAGCAGTTTGTCCACCTGCACAGCCAGCCCATCCTGCACAACCTGTCCAGGTTCCTGGTGAAGCGATTCTGTTGCAGCTCCAG GTCCCTGAAGCACCCTAAGAACTCGTGGATTAGCAAGCTGCAGGACACGCTGAAGGCGGTGCCGGAGACAG GGGCCTTCGACCTGGAGCAGGTGAAGCACTCCACTTACTTCTTCAGCTGA
- the FGF22 gene encoding fibroblast growth factor 22 isoform X2, giving the protein MRGRLWLGLAWLLLARAPGAAGTPGGPRRPRSYPHLEGDVRWRRLFSSTRFFLRVDPGGRVQGTRWRHGADSIIEIRSIRVGVVALKAVHTGFYVAMNRGGHPYGSRVYTAHCRFQERIEENGYNTYASLRWRHRGRPMFLALDGQGAPRRGGRTQRHHLSTHFLPVLVS; this is encoded by the exons atGCGCGGCCGCCTGTGGCTGGGGCTGGCGTGGCTGCTGCTGGCTCGGGCGCCGGGCGCCGCGGGGACCCCGGGCGGCCCGCGGAGGCCGCGCAGCTACCCGCACCTGGAGGGCGACGTGCGCTGGCGGCGCCTCTTCTCGTCCACCCGCTTCTTCCTGCGCGTGGACCCCGGCGGCCGCGTGCAGGGCACCCGCTGGCGCCACGGCGCGGACA gcATCATCGAGATCCGCTCCATCCGCGTGGGCGTCGTGGCCCTCAAGGCTGTGCACACCGGCTTCTACGTGGCCATGAACCGCGGGGGGCACCCGTACGGGTCG CGGGTCTACACTGCCCACTGCAGGTTCCAGGAGCGCATCGAGGAGAACGGCTACAACACGTACGCCTCGCTCCGCTGGCGCCACCGCGGTCGGCCCATGTTCCTGGCGCTGGACGGGCAGGGGGCCCCGCGGCGTGGTGGCCGGACACAGCGGCACCACCTGTCCACCCACTTCCTGCCCGTCCTGGTCTCCTGA
- the FGF22 gene encoding fibroblast growth factor 22 isoform X1 has protein sequence MRGRLWLGLAWLLLARAPGAAGTPGGPRRPRSYPHLEGDVRWRRLFSSTRFFLRVDPGGRVQGTRWRHGADSIIEIRSIRVGVVALKAVHTGFYVAMNRGGHPYGSVPGAHRGERLQHVRLAPLAPPRSAHVPGAGRAGGPAAWWPDTAAPPVHPLPARPGLLRPPGLPRGV, from the exons atGCGCGGCCGCCTGTGGCTGGGGCTGGCGTGGCTGCTGCTGGCTCGGGCGCCGGGCGCCGCGGGGACCCCGGGCGGCCCGCGGAGGCCGCGCAGCTACCCGCACCTGGAGGGCGACGTGCGCTGGCGGCGCCTCTTCTCGTCCACCCGCTTCTTCCTGCGCGTGGACCCCGGCGGCCGCGTGCAGGGCACCCGCTGGCGCCACGGCGCGGACA gcATCATCGAGATCCGCTCCATCCGCGTGGGCGTCGTGGCCCTCAAGGCTGTGCACACCGGCTTCTACGTGGCCATGAACCGCGGGGGGCACCCGTACGGGTCG GTTCCAGGAGCGCATCGAGGAGAACGGCTACAACACGTACGCCTCGCTCCGCTGGCGCCACCGCGGTCGGCCCATGTTCCTGGCGCTGGACGGGCAGGGGGCCCCGCGGCGTGGTGGCCGGACACAGCGGCACCACCTGTCCACCCACTTCCTGCCCGTCCTGGTCTCCTGAGGCCGCCAGGGCTTCCACGAGGGGTCTGA
- the RNF126 gene encoding E3 ubiquitin-protein ligase RNF126 — translation MAEASPQPGRYFCHCCSVEIVPRLPDYICPRCESGFIEELPEETRSTENGSAPSTAPTDQSRPPFENVDQHLFTLPQGYGQFAFGIFDDSFEIPTFPPGVQAEEGRDPESRREREQHSRHRYGARQPRARLTARRATGRHEGVPTLEGIIQQLVNGIITPASIPSLGLGPWGVLHSNPMDYAWGANGLDAIITQLLNQFENTGPPPADKEKIQALPTVPVTEEHVGSGLECPVCKDDYGLGERVRQLPCSHLFHDGCIVPWLQQHDSCPVCRKSLTGQNTATNPPGLTGVSFSSSSSSSSSSSPSNENPAGNS, via the exons ATGGCCGAGGCGTCGCCGCAGCCCGGACGGTACTTCTGCCACTGCTGCTCCGTCGAGATCGTGCCGCGCCTGCCG GATTACATCTGCCCCAGATGCGAGTCTGGTTTCATTGAGGAGCTTCCAGAAGAGACCAG GAGCACAGAGAACGGGTCCGCACCCTCCACGGCCCCCACGGACCAGAGCAGGCCGCCGTTCGAG AACGTGGACCAGCACCTGTTCACGCTGCCGCAGGGCTACGGGCAGTTTGCTTTCGGCATCTTTGACGACAGCTTCGAGATCCCCACGTTCCCCCCTGGGGTGCAGGCCGAAGAGGGCAGGGACCCCGAGAGCCGGCGGGAGAGAGAGCAACACTCCCGGCACCGGTATGGCGCCCGGCAGCCCCGCGCTCGCCTCACCGCACGGCGGGCCACCGGCCGGCACGAAGGCGTCCCCACGCTGGAAGG GATCATCCAGCAGCTGGTCAACGGCATCATCACTCCCGCCAGCAtccccagcctgggcctgggcccctg GGGTGTCCTGCACTCAAACCCGATGGACTACGCCTGGGGGGCCAACGGCCTGGATGCCATCATCACGCAG CTCCTCAATCAGTTTGAAAACACAGGCCCCCCGCCtgcagacaaagagaaaatccaggCCCTCCCCACCGTCCCCGTCACCGAGGAACACGTAG GCTCCGGGCTGGAGTGCCCCGTGTGCAAGGACGACTACGGGCTGGGGGAGCGTGTGCGGCAGCTGCCCTGCAGCCACCTCTTCCACGACGGCTGCATCGTGCCCTGGCTGCAGCAG CACGACAGCTGCCCTGTGTGCCGGAAAAGCCTCACGGGACAGAACACAGCCACCAACCCCCCGGGCCTGACCGGTGTGAGCTTCTCGTCCTCCTCGTCGTCGTCCTCCTCCAGCTCGCCGAGCAACGAAAACCCAGCCGGCAACTCCTga